One part of the Brevundimonas subvibrioides ATCC 15264 genome encodes these proteins:
- the phoB gene encoding phosphate regulon transcriptional regulator PhoB codes for MQPYILVMEDEDALATLLQYNLEKEGYDVVVAADGEEGLVQIDERQPDLVLLDWMLPKVSGIEVCRRLRGRPETRNLPVIMLTARGEESDRVRGLDTGADDYLTKPFSMTELIARIRAVLRRIRPGLADDRVGHGDIVIDRVAHRVRRSGKEVHLGPTEFRLLDHFMRHPGRVFSREQLLDAVWGSDVYVEARTVDVHVGRLRKALNVEESANPIRTVRSAGYSLDLDG; via the coding sequence ATGCAGCCCTATATCCTGGTGATGGAAGACGAGGACGCCCTGGCGACCCTGCTCCAGTACAACCTCGAAAAGGAAGGCTACGACGTCGTCGTCGCCGCCGATGGCGAGGAGGGTCTGGTCCAGATCGACGAGCGTCAGCCGGATCTGGTCCTGCTGGACTGGATGCTGCCCAAGGTGTCGGGCATCGAGGTCTGCCGTCGTCTTCGGGGTCGCCCCGAGACGCGCAACCTGCCGGTCATCATGCTGACCGCGCGGGGGGAGGAGAGCGACCGCGTGCGCGGCCTTGACACCGGTGCCGACGACTATCTGACCAAGCCCTTCTCGATGACCGAGCTGATCGCCCGCATCCGCGCCGTGCTGCGTCGCATCCGGCCGGGCCTCGCCGATGACCGCGTCGGGCACGGCGACATCGTCATCGACCGCGTTGCGCACCGCGTGCGGCGCTCGGGCAAGGAGGTCCATCTGGGCCCGACCGAGTTCCGCCTGCTGGACCATTTCATGCGCCACCCGGGCCGCGTGTTCAGCCGCGAGCAGCTGCTGGACGCCGTCTGGGGCAGTGACGTCTATGTCGAGGCCCGGACCGTCGACGTCCACGTCGGCCGCCTGCGCAAGGCCCTGAACGTCGAGGAGAGCGCCAATCCGATCCGGACGGTCCGTTCGGCCGGCTATTCCCTGGATCTGGACGGCTGA
- a CDS encoding Hsp33 family molecular chaperone: MTDHEPAAAFTPALGDHPADDLAAAFQIEGWPVRGRLVRLGEAIDTILSAHAYPEPVAALLGEACALAALVGSALKFEGRLIVQAQGDGPVRYVVADYDTDGHLRGYCRFDEAEVEEASKGFVRPGAKALLGQGVFVMTLDRGPDFERTQGITPIEGESLSLAAEHYFVQSEQVPTKVHLAVGSVTTETGTAWRAGGALIQLIAADDARGSTEEVWDRTRALFQTLGDDELIDPTITPETLLFRLFHEDGVRLEDSRALKAICRCSPDRIQSVLGSFSEAERADMVEPDGKIHVTCEYCATVYKLEPADVAAAAAEAH; encoded by the coding sequence GTGACCGATCACGAGCCTGCCGCCGCGTTCACCCCCGCCCTCGGCGATCATCCCGCCGACGACCTGGCCGCCGCCTTCCAGATCGAGGGCTGGCCGGTACGCGGTCGCCTGGTGCGTCTGGGCGAAGCCATCGACACTATCCTGTCCGCCCACGCCTACCCCGAGCCGGTCGCCGCCCTGCTGGGCGAGGCCTGCGCCCTCGCGGCCCTCGTCGGGTCGGCGCTGAAGTTCGAGGGGCGTCTGATCGTCCAGGCCCAGGGGGACGGGCCGGTTCGCTACGTCGTCGCCGACTACGACACCGACGGGCACCTGCGCGGCTACTGCCGGTTCGACGAGGCCGAGGTCGAGGAAGCGTCCAAGGGCTTCGTCCGGCCCGGGGCCAAGGCGCTGCTGGGTCAGGGCGTGTTCGTCATGACCCTGGACCGCGGCCCGGACTTCGAACGGACCCAGGGCATCACGCCGATCGAGGGCGAAAGCCTGTCGCTGGCGGCAGAGCATTACTTCGTCCAGTCCGAGCAGGTACCGACCAAGGTGCATCTGGCGGTCGGCTCGGTCACGACCGAGACCGGCACGGCCTGGCGCGCGGGCGGGGCCCTGATCCAGCTGATCGCCGCCGACGATGCGCGCGGCTCGACAGAGGAGGTCTGGGACCGCACTCGCGCCCTGTTCCAGACCTTGGGCGACGATGAGCTGATCGATCCGACGATCACGCCCGAGACCCTGCTGTTCCGCCTGTTCCACGAGGACGGTGTGCGGCTGGAGGATTCCCGCGCGCTGAAGGCCATCTGCCGCTGCTCGCCCGACCGCATCCAGTCGGTTCTGGGCTCCTTCTCGGAGGCCGAGCGCGCCGACATGGTCGAGCCGGACGGGAAGATCCACGTGACGTGCGAGTATTGCGCGACGGTCTACAAGCTCGAACCGGCGGACGTCGCGGCGGCGGCGGCCGAGGCCCACTAA
- a CDS encoding SDR family oxidoreductase: protein MPTRPILKPLDQQAIVITGATSGIGLSTARRAAAAGACVFLIARGEQDLKALVEELQREGARVAYAVADVADHDALALAADKCRRLFGGFDTWVNNAGVSVHGPIRETTLEDQHRVFETNYWGVVNGSLVAAEHLRAQPGGGTIINVGSVLGDSPIPVQGVYSASKHAVKGFTNAFRMELMREGAPVAVSLIKPSAIDTPYNRHARNLTGEPFRNPQPVYATHVVADTILWCATHAIREITVGGGGRLIAGFYALLPGLAEPLFAKFAPSLMRDRRSAYQPYDDGLYEPSDDGLDEEVHYPMVRQFSALAEARKHPGITAGSLAVVAAAALATYLLTQRTGPTRYDALRSRLDPRGWLDAEALRHRFDDISRGLTERAGEFGETVSDLGDDARHQAKKALKRGQRAMSDKQRRKYAREARRYAEQTGRSARRYADDAGRYAKDHAREGGALIALATIAAAIGAAALESQRPDSRVRRITGL, encoded by the coding sequence ATGCCGACCAGACCGATCCTGAAGCCGCTCGATCAGCAAGCCATCGTCATCACGGGAGCCACCTCGGGCATCGGCCTGTCTACCGCCCGGCGCGCGGCGGCGGCGGGGGCCTGCGTCTTTCTGATCGCGAGAGGCGAGCAGGACCTGAAGGCCCTGGTCGAGGAGTTGCAGCGGGAGGGCGCGCGCGTGGCCTATGCGGTGGCCGACGTGGCCGACCACGACGCGCTGGCCCTGGCCGCCGACAAATGCCGTCGCCTGTTCGGCGGCTTCGATACCTGGGTCAACAATGCGGGCGTCTCGGTCCACGGGCCGATCCGCGAGACAACGCTGGAAGACCAGCATCGGGTGTTCGAGACCAACTACTGGGGCGTGGTGAATGGGTCGCTGGTGGCGGCAGAGCATCTGCGGGCCCAGCCCGGGGGCGGCACCATCATCAATGTCGGATCGGTGCTCGGCGATTCGCCCATCCCCGTTCAAGGCGTCTATTCGGCCTCGAAACACGCGGTGAAGGGCTTCACGAACGCCTTTCGGATGGAGCTGATGCGGGAGGGGGCACCGGTCGCGGTCAGCCTGATCAAGCCGTCCGCCATCGATACGCCCTACAACCGGCATGCGCGCAATCTGACGGGTGAGCCGTTCCGCAATCCCCAGCCCGTCTATGCGACCCATGTGGTGGCCGATACGATCCTGTGGTGCGCCACCCACGCGATCCGCGAGATCACGGTCGGGGGCGGCGGGCGCCTGATCGCCGGTTTCTACGCCCTGCTGCCAGGCTTGGCGGAACCACTTTTCGCCAAGTTCGCTCCTAGCCTCATGCGGGACAGGCGTTCCGCCTATCAGCCGTATGACGACGGGCTCTACGAGCCCTCCGACGACGGCCTCGACGAAGAGGTTCATTATCCCATGGTTCGACAGTTCAGCGCTCTGGCCGAAGCCCGCAAACATCCCGGCATCACGGCGGGCTCGCTCGCCGTTGTCGCTGCGGCGGCTCTGGCGACCTATCTGCTGACGCAACGGACGGGCCCCACGCGCTATGATGCGCTGCGCAGCCGTCTCGACCCGCGCGGCTGGCTCGACGCCGAAGCCCTGCGTCACCGGTTCGACGACATCTCGCGCGGCCTGACGGAACGCGCCGGGGAGTTTGGCGAGACTGTCAGCGATCTGGGCGACGACGCGCGCCATCAGGCGAAGAAGGCGCTCAAGCGTGGTCAGCGGGCCATGTCGGACAAGCAGCGTCGCAAATACGCCCGCGAAGCCCGGCGCTACGCCGAGCAGACAGGCCGTTCCGCGCGCCGCTACGCTGACGATGCCGGTCGCTATGCCAAGGATCACGCCCGTGAGGGTGGGGCCCTCATTGCCCTCGCGACCATCGCGGCGGCCATCGGCGCGGCGGCTCTGGAAAGCCAGCGTCCCGACAGCCGTGTGCGCAGAATTACGGGTCTCTGA
- the serA gene encoding phosphoglycerate dehydrogenase produces the protein MTALPTLIFDFDSTLVRIETLEALADIALAGVEGADAIRAQIASLTDRAMAGEMDFGAALKARLALLPLTRAHVELLADRILEEGTPSVRRNLRFFNENADRLVILSGGFREVIAPIAERLGVAPDRVLCNDLTYDADGRVTGVDETNPLARENGKPIVIRGLGLTGPVVMIGDGWNDAEVKLAGAADRFYAFTEIARRDKVVAVADGEATSIDELLHAEGLAGRWSYPRNRIRMLLLENIHPAAVERLEEAGYSVETRKGALDEDDLIAAIKGVHVLGIRSKTNVSERVLAEADRLMAIAAFCIGTNQIDLEAAAGRGVAVFNAPYSNTRSVVELAIGLTITLMRDVADKSAAMHQGVWNKSADGSRELRGKTLGIVGYGAIGSQLSVLAEALGMRVIFHDLSERLALGNARRMRNLEALLAEADVVSMHVDGRKENTNLIGAAQFQAMRPGTLFLNLSRGHVVDIGALSQAIGSGRVGGAALDVFPEEPRTNADPFDSPLRGLKNVILTPHIGGSTEEAQEAIAEFAAERLLGYLNRGDTTFCVNLPNVQLSDVSGGHRILHIHRNQPGVMAELNRELSAAGLNILGQHLKTDERTGYVITDVDRDYDPQALRVLKSVAGTLRFRLLH, from the coding sequence ATGACCGCTCTCCCGACGCTGATCTTCGATTTCGATTCCACCCTGGTGCGGATCGAGACGCTGGAAGCCCTGGCTGACATCGCGCTGGCCGGCGTCGAGGGCGCGGATGCGATCCGCGCCCAGATCGCGAGTTTGACCGACCGCGCCATGGCCGGCGAGATGGATTTCGGCGCAGCACTGAAGGCCCGGCTGGCCCTGCTGCCCCTGACGCGCGCGCACGTCGAACTGCTGGCGGACCGTATCCTGGAGGAGGGCACGCCTTCGGTGCGGCGGAACCTCCGCTTCTTCAATGAAAACGCGGATCGGCTGGTGATCCTGTCGGGCGGGTTCCGAGAAGTCATCGCCCCGATCGCGGAGCGCCTGGGCGTGGCCCCCGACCGGGTCCTCTGCAACGACCTGACCTATGACGCGGACGGGCGGGTGACCGGCGTCGATGAGACCAACCCCCTGGCCCGCGAGAACGGCAAGCCGATAGTCATTCGGGGGCTGGGTCTGACTGGTCCTGTCGTCATGATCGGCGACGGCTGGAATGATGCGGAGGTCAAGCTGGCGGGGGCCGCGGACCGGTTCTACGCCTTCACCGAGATCGCCCGACGCGACAAGGTCGTGGCCGTGGCGGACGGGGAAGCCACCTCGATCGACGAGCTGCTGCACGCCGAGGGTCTGGCCGGACGCTGGTCCTATCCCCGCAACCGCATCCGGATGCTGCTGCTGGAAAACATCCACCCTGCGGCCGTCGAACGGCTGGAGGAGGCGGGCTACTCCGTGGAGACCCGCAAGGGCGCGCTGGACGAGGACGACCTGATCGCGGCGATCAAGGGCGTCCATGTCCTCGGCATCCGCTCCAAGACCAATGTTAGTGAGAGGGTCTTGGCCGAAGCGGACCGCCTGATGGCCATTGCCGCCTTCTGTATCGGCACCAACCAGATCGATCTGGAAGCGGCCGCAGGGCGGGGCGTCGCGGTCTTCAACGCGCCCTATTCGAACACCCGCAGCGTGGTCGAACTGGCCATCGGTCTGACCATCACCCTGATGCGCGACGTGGCCGACAAATCGGCCGCCATGCACCAGGGCGTCTGGAACAAGTCGGCCGACGGCTCGCGCGAGCTCCGCGGCAAGACCCTGGGCATCGTCGGCTACGGGGCGATCGGATCCCAGCTGTCGGTGCTGGCCGAGGCGCTGGGCATGCGGGTCATCTTCCACGATCTGTCCGAGCGACTGGCGCTGGGCAACGCCCGCCGGATGCGAAACCTCGAGGCACTCCTGGCCGAGGCCGACGTGGTGTCGATGCATGTCGACGGACGCAAGGAAAACACCAACCTGATCGGTGCCGCCCAGTTCCAGGCGATGCGTCCGGGCACCCTGTTCCTGAACCTGTCGCGCGGCCATGTCGTCGACATCGGGGCCCTGTCGCAGGCGATCGGATCGGGTCGGGTCGGTGGCGCGGCGCTGGACGTCTTCCCCGAGGAACCGCGAACCAACGCCGACCCGTTCGACAGTCCCCTCCGCGGCCTGAAGAATGTCATCCTGACGCCCCACATCGGCGGCTCGACCGAGGAGGCCCAAGAGGCCATCGCCGAGTTCGCCGCCGAACGTCTGCTGGGCTATCTGAACCGGGGCGACACCACCTTTTGTGTGAACCTGCCGAACGTGCAGCTCAGCGACGTGTCGGGCGGGCACCGGATCCTGCACATTCACAGAAACCAGCCGGGCGTCATGGCCGAGCTGAACCGCGAACTCTCTGCGGCCGGCCTGAACATCCTCGGCCAGCACCTGAAGACCGACGAGCGGACCGGCTACGTCATCACCGATGTCGACCGCGACTACGATCCGCAGGCGCTGCGTGTGCTCAAAAGTGTTGCCGGAACGCTTCGTTTCCGTCTGCTGCACTGA
- a CDS encoding autotransporter domain-containing esterase produces MSGLLRGAALAALTLAASVTVAGAASAQSYNRLVVFGDSLSDNGNLYRASGNTQPTSPPYFQGRFSNGPVFTELLGFTAGVSAAGAPVTGSINYAYGGSRTDNVVAFPPGMRQQLTTYTTAGGVFGSRDLVSVLGGANNIFQAFPGAAGNPLTAQTVISGVATAAAADINFIVNSVAGAGAGTVLVTNLPRLGLTPQFSATSIGATGSSLADFAGSTFNSALANGLNTLAPTRPNTNIILFDIAKVSDTLASDPARFGLTNVTAPCLSGVTVCATPDTYLYWDGVHPTAAGHRLFAALANDYLYYGDLGASSTLQGETAFRHHEDTLSTATDSLSGRGPWVAGTSISVTGGYDQSETDARGSVASATADGAVVRGALEAGTETMRFGLAGTYREGNVESGRNRFDLQSIGLDVYAGYRSGSLFVNAAAGVASDDYNDIERVSSLSPIVMTATTRGQSTGARLQGGVWLDLGGIAISPRAAVSYVTANVDGYTEQGVAASYRYEDRSVNAVTAEASVRAEGQMGGFGVFVEGGYRDNVDDTTNDVRVGIANNPARTLARSFDDPFGGQILASAGVSGDLGPVKVELSYRGRFGDHADSNMGGITFTLPL; encoded by the coding sequence ATGTCAGGACTTCTTCGCGGTGCAGCTCTGGCTGCGCTGACGCTCGCCGCATCCGTCACCGTGGCCGGTGCCGCTTCGGCGCAATCTTACAACCGTCTGGTCGTGTTCGGCGACAGCCTGAGCGACAACGGCAACCTGTACCGCGCCAGCGGCAACACCCAGCCGACCTCGCCGCCCTATTTCCAGGGGCGCTTCTCGAACGGTCCGGTCTTCACGGAACTGCTGGGCTTCACGGCCGGCGTTTCGGCCGCCGGCGCGCCGGTGACGGGCAGCATCAACTACGCCTACGGCGGCTCGCGCACGGACAACGTCGTCGCCTTCCCGCCGGGCATGCGTCAGCAACTGACGACCTACACCACCGCGGGCGGCGTGTTCGGATCGCGTGACCTGGTCAGCGTCCTGGGTGGCGCGAACAACATCTTCCAGGCCTTCCCGGGTGCCGCCGGCAACCCTCTGACGGCCCAGACGGTGATCAGCGGCGTCGCCACTGCGGCGGCCGCCGACATCAACTTCATCGTCAACTCCGTGGCGGGTGCCGGGGCCGGGACGGTCCTGGTGACCAATCTGCCGCGCCTGGGTCTGACGCCGCAGTTCTCGGCGACATCCATCGGGGCCACGGGCTCGTCGCTGGCCGACTTTGCCGGCAGTACATTTAACAGTGCCCTTGCGAACGGTCTGAACACTCTCGCGCCGACCCGGCCGAACACCAACATCATTTTGTTCGATATCGCCAAGGTCAGCGACACGCTCGCGTCTGACCCCGCCCGGTTCGGCCTGACCAACGTGACGGCTCCGTGCCTGAGCGGCGTGACCGTGTGCGCCACGCCCGACACCTATCTGTACTGGGACGGCGTGCACCCGACGGCGGCCGGTCACCGACTGTTCGCGGCCCTGGCCAACGACTACCTGTACTATGGCGACCTGGGTGCCAGCAGCACCCTGCAGGGCGAGACCGCCTTCCGCCATCACGAAGACACCCTGTCGACGGCGACCGACAGCCTGTCGGGTCGCGGCCCCTGGGTGGCCGGCACCAGCATTTCGGTGACCGGCGGCTATGACCAGTCCGAAACCGATGCCCGCGGCAGTGTCGCCTCTGCCACGGCAGACGGCGCGGTCGTCCGCGGTGCTCTGGAAGCCGGGACCGAGACGATGCGCTTCGGCCTGGCCGGAACCTATCGCGAGGGCAATGTCGAATCGGGTCGCAACCGCTTCGACCTCCAGTCGATCGGCCTGGATGTCTATGCCGGCTATCGCTCGGGCTCGCTGTTCGTGAATGCCGCCGCCGGCGTCGCCAGCGATGACTACAACGACATCGAGCGCGTCTCCTCGCTGTCTCCGATCGTGATGACGGCCACCACCCGCGGCCAGAGCACGGGCGCGCGTCTCCAGGGCGGCGTCTGGCTGGACCTGGGCGGCATCGCCATCTCGCCCCGCGCGGCGGTCAGCTATGTCACCGCCAATGTCGACGGCTACACCGAACAGGGCGTCGCCGCGTCCTATCGCTATGAGGATCGCTCGGTCAACGCCGTCACGGCCGAGGCCTCGGTGCGGGCCGAGGGCCAGATGGGCGGCTTCGGCGTATTCGTCGAGGGCGGCTATCGCGACAACGTCGACGACACCACCAACGACGTCCGGGTCGGCATCGCCAACAACCCGGCCCGTACGCTGGCCCGCAGCTTCGATGATCCGTTCGGCGGCCAGATCCTGGCCTCGGCCGGCGTGTCGGGCGACCTGGGCCCGGTGAAGGTCGAACTGTCCTATCGCGGCCGCTTCGGCGATCACGCCGACAGCAACATGGGCGGCATCACCTTCACCCTGCCGCTCTAG
- the infA gene encoding translation initiation factor IF-1, with the protein MAKEELLEFPGVVSELLPNATFRVLLEGNDHEIIAHTAGKMRKNRIRVLAGDKVLVEMTPYDLTKGRITYRFK; encoded by the coding sequence ATGGCTAAGGAAGAACTGCTCGAGTTTCCCGGCGTGGTGTCAGAACTGCTGCCCAATGCGACGTTCCGCGTTCTGCTCGAGGGGAACGACCACGAGATCATCGCCCATACGGCGGGCAAGATGCGCAAGAACCGCATCCGCGTTCTGGCCGGCGACAAGGTGCTGGTCGAGATGACGCCCTATGACCTGACCAAGGGCCGTATCACCTATCGCTTCAAGTAA
- a CDS encoding Maf family protein, with protein MSARPELVLASASPRRSELLALVGITPDRIDPADIDETPLKDETPARLAVRLARTKAQTVAERAPGAVVLAADTVVAVGRRLLEKPADGAEAARFLRLLSGRNHRVFTGVAVACGDQVTHRCIDTRVAFKRLSEAEISAYVAGGDWRGKAGGYGIQGPAAAFVLKIIGSHPAVMGLPLPETVNLLAGAGWTR; from the coding sequence GTGAGCGCCCGACCTGAACTGGTGCTGGCTTCGGCCAGCCCGCGCCGCAGCGAACTGCTGGCGCTGGTCGGGATCACCCCCGACCGCATCGACCCCGCCGACATCGACGAGACGCCGCTGAAGGACGAGACGCCCGCGCGGCTCGCGGTGCGGCTGGCACGCACCAAGGCGCAGACCGTGGCCGAGCGCGCGCCGGGGGCCGTGGTGCTGGCGGCGGACACGGTGGTCGCCGTGGGGCGTCGCCTGCTGGAGAAACCCGCCGATGGTGCCGAGGCCGCACGGTTTCTGAGGCTGCTGTCGGGTCGCAACCACCGCGTCTTCACGGGCGTGGCCGTGGCCTGCGGCGACCAGGTCACCCATCGCTGCATCGACACGCGTGTGGCCTTCAAGCGGCTGTCGGAGGCGGAAATCTCGGCCTACGTCGCCGGGGGCGACTGGCGGGGCAAGGCCGGCGGCTACGGAATCCAGGGCCCGGCGGCGGCCTTCGTGCTCAAAATCATCGGCAGCCACCCCGCCGTGATGGGCCTGCCCCTGCCCGAGACCGTTAATCTTCTGGCCGGAGCCGGCTGGACCCGATGA
- a CDS encoding ribonuclease E/G — MSEVEAFLDDTPGELRGIVVRDGLYERLIVQRESDSPAHRLGAVSIGRIARVEGAFRAAFVDLGCAGPMGFLPLSKGQSLLEGTAVEVEVAAEPREAKGPTLRLRGMGQGAPRLLSAGPSVLEELARFAPDAVPVTGSDAIRASLEAEEEAMTIAHLFPRFALDLAIQRTRALIAVDLDYAHLPGRDARKGRDGANREGLVQAARLLRLKGWGGLVAIDLVGTTLDPKVVSEMTRSAFGPAATVGPISRFGLLQLALPWRTRPVDDLLLEADGTRSRMTRAIDLTRRLRLALASDTASPRLTVRCAPQDAENAAPLVTRLGPRAAVVADAHIAPGHPVFEQG, encoded by the coding sequence ATGAGCGAGGTCGAGGCCTTTCTGGACGACACGCCCGGCGAGCTCCGGGGCATCGTCGTACGGGATGGACTGTACGAACGCCTGATCGTCCAGCGGGAGAGCGATTCGCCCGCGCATCGCCTTGGGGCCGTCTCCATCGGTCGGATCGCACGCGTGGAGGGGGCCTTCCGGGCGGCCTTCGTCGATCTGGGCTGCGCCGGCCCCATGGGGTTCCTTCCCCTGTCGAAAGGGCAGAGCCTCCTCGAAGGGACGGCGGTCGAGGTCGAGGTCGCGGCCGAACCGCGCGAGGCCAAGGGGCCGACACTGCGCCTGCGCGGGATGGGGCAGGGGGCTCCACGGCTTCTGTCGGCCGGCCCGTCGGTTCTCGAGGAACTGGCGAGGTTCGCACCGGACGCCGTGCCCGTCACGGGCAGCGATGCGATTCGCGCCAGCCTGGAGGCCGAGGAAGAGGCGATGACCATCGCCCACCTGTTTCCCCGCTTTGCTCTCGACCTTGCCATCCAGCGGACGCGCGCCCTGATCGCGGTCGATCTCGACTATGCCCATCTGCCGGGTCGCGACGCCCGCAAGGGACGCGACGGAGCGAATCGGGAGGGTCTGGTCCAGGCGGCCCGATTGCTGCGGTTGAAGGGATGGGGCGGCCTCGTGGCCATCGACCTTGTCGGGACCACGCTCGACCCCAAGGTCGTGTCCGAGATGACGAGATCGGCCTTTGGCCCGGCGGCGACGGTGGGGCCGATCAGCCGCTTCGGCCTTCTGCAGCTGGCCCTGCCATGGCGGACGCGACCGGTTGACGACCTTCTGCTGGAGGCGGACGGCACCCGCAGCCGGATGACCCGGGCCATCGACCTGACGCGGCGCCTGCGCCTGGCGCTGGCGTCCGATACCGCGAGCCCGCGTCTGACGGTGCGATGCGCGCCCCAGGACGCGGAAAATGCCGCTCCTCTCGTCACGCGACTGGGCCCGCGCGCCGCGGTCGTGGCCGATGCGCACATCGCGCCCGGCCACCCGGTCTTTGAACAGGGATGA
- a CDS encoding DNA gyrase inhibitor YacG, translating to MSVCPICRKNPTVAAYRPFCSRRCADLDLQRWLVGAYVLPDTDEGVPDADPENDD from the coding sequence ATGTCCGTCTGCCCGATCTGTCGCAAGAACCCGACCGTCGCGGCCTACAGGCCGTTCTGTTCCCGGCGTTGTGCCGACCTGGATCTGCAGCGCTGGCTGGTCGGTGCCTATGTCCTGCCGGACACCGATGAGGGGGTCCCGGACGCTGATCCGGAAAACGACGACTGA
- a CDS encoding MotA/TolQ/ExbB proton channel family protein: MQKTNILLALAGAAVLMAGSPALAQAPAATPPAAEAAATAPAATTPAAATPAEEAPAEEATGGHSGPITPVSMFNDATLVVKVVMIGLLLASIFSWALLFIKLLEYGGLNRKTDRFLEEFRATRTIADMRRVATSDEYDGNPLADMAAAATEEVELSRQAGLSVTGDHRDSALFRAQSAVAAVQAGLAARLSGGQQFLASVGSTGPFVGLFGTVYGIMNSFIGIVESNTTNLAAVAPGIAEALLATGIGLFAAIPAVVFYNYFNTRISAYGTRSDGFAAELLNGISRQLDKGA, from the coding sequence ATGCAAAAGACCAACATTCTTCTCGCTCTGGCCGGCGCTGCCGTGCTCATGGCGGGCTCGCCGGCACTGGCCCAGGCCCCGGCGGCAACGCCTCCTGCGGCCGAAGCGGCCGCGACCGCCCCCGCTGCGACCACCCCGGCCGCCGCGACTCCTGCTGAAGAGGCTCCGGCTGAAGAAGCAACCGGCGGCCACAGCGGCCCGATCACCCCGGTTTCCATGTTCAACGACGCGACCCTGGTCGTGAAGGTTGTCATGATCGGCCTGCTGCTCGCCTCCATCTTCTCGTGGGCCCTGCTGTTCATCAAGCTGCTCGAGTACGGCGGCCTGAACCGCAAGACCGACCGGTTCTTGGAAGAGTTCCGGGCCACCCGCACCATCGCCGACATGCGCCGCGTGGCCACGTCCGATGAATACGACGGCAACCCGCTGGCCGACATGGCCGCCGCCGCTACCGAAGAAGTCGAACTGTCCCGTCAGGCCGGCCTCTCGGTCACCGGCGATCACCGCGACTCGGCCCTGTTCCGCGCCCAGTCGGCCGTCGCCGCCGTCCAGGCCGGTCTGGCCGCCCGTCTGTCGGGTGGACAGCAGTTCCTGGCCTCGGTTGGTTCGACCGGCCCGTTCGTGGGTCTGTTCGGTACCGTGTACGGGATCATGAACTCCTTCATCGGGATCGTTGAGTCCAACACGACCAACCTGGCCGCCGTGGCGCCGGGTATCGCCGAAGCCCTGCTGGCCACCGGTATCGGCCTCTTCGCCGCTATCCCGGCCGTGGTGTTCTACAACTACTTCAACACCCGCATCTCCGCCTACGGCACCCGCTCGGACGGCTTCGCCGCTGAACTGCTGAACGGTATCTCCCGCCAGCTCGACAAGGGAGCGTAA
- a CDS encoding biopolymer transporter ExbD gives MAAKLGGSGGGKYQVEQTADINVTPFVDIMLVLLIIFMVASSVATVSVVVKLPVALAPPAENPPKPVFISIRTDGRVFIGDGETTFDTLGAELTSQIGRRDPTKERIFIRADQQTRYGDFMQTMNALQDAGFYSVALVGEDKAPQ, from the coding sequence ATGGCCGCCAAACTTGGAGGTTCGGGCGGCGGTAAGTATCAGGTCGAGCAGACCGCTGACATCAACGTCACTCCGTTCGTTGATATCATGCTCGTCCTGCTCATCATCTTCATGGTCGCCTCTTCGGTGGCGACCGTGTCGGTGGTGGTGAAGCTTCCCGTCGCGCTCGCGCCGCCCGCTGAAAATCCGCCGAAGCCGGTCTTCATCTCGATCAGGACCGACGGCCGCGTATTCATCGGCGATGGTGAAACGACTTTCGACACGCTCGGGGCCGAACTGACCAGCCAGATCGGCCGCCGGGATCCGACCAAGGAACGCATCTTCATTCGTGCGGACCAGCAGACGCGCTACGGTGACTTCATGCAGACCATGAATGCACTGCAGGACGCCGGCTTCTACAGCGTCGCCCTGGTCGGCGAAGACAAAGCACCGCAGTAG